A single Vicia villosa cultivar HV-30 ecotype Madison, WI unplaced genomic scaffold, Vvil1.0 ctg.000364F_1_1, whole genome shotgun sequence DNA region contains:
- the LOC131627451 gene encoding heavy metal-associated isoprenylated plant protein 39-like, whose protein sequence is MKKFVLKLELHDDKDKKKALKTVSTLSGIDAISMDMKDKKLTVIGTVDPVNVVSKLRKFWHTEIIAVGPAKEPEKKEEGKKEGEKKEEGKKEDGKKEEGKKEEEKKKEAPPPPDPVQEWVRNYRAYNPYMTTHYHVQSMEENPNACVIC, encoded by the exons ATGAAG AAGTTTGTACTCAAATTAGAATTGCATGATGACAAAGACAAGAAGAAGGCTCTCAAAACAGTCTCAACTCTTTCAG GGATTGATGCCATTTCAATGGACATGAAAGACAAGAAACTGACAGTGATAGGAACAGTAGATCCTGTAAATGTGGTAAGCAAGTTAAGAAAATTCTGGCACACAGAAATAATAGCAGTAGGACCAGCCAAGGAGccagagaagaaagaagaaggaaagaaggaaggagagaagaaagaagaagggaagaaagaagatggaaagaaagaagaagggaagaaagaagaggagaagaaaaAAGAAGCACCTCCACCACCAGATCCTGTTCAAGAATGGGTGAGGAATTATAGGGCATATAATCCATATATGACAACACATTACCATGTTCAAAGTATGGAAGAGAATCCCAATGCATGTGTGATTTGTTAA